A window of Oncorhynchus masou masou isolate Uvic2021 chromosome 16, UVic_Omas_1.1, whole genome shotgun sequence genomic DNA:
atgtcctgagaaatgttattttttacttacaaagtcatgctaatcacattagcacacgttagctcaaccatcccacgGGGGGACACCAATCCCGTAGAGGTGATCCTCTTTCTGCAAAGACAAACATCACAACCTGGAACTCTTAACATAACGCTGTAAACAGCTTTGTACTTGTGTTAGTCCCATGCTAGTGGTGTGGTGGATTCATTCCTGGGATAACACTCCAATGTTCCCAACTAAATGTTTTGGGAACTTTTAAATAACATTTTGATTAAGGTGAGACAAGTTTCCACAGACATAGATCTATGGAGTTGGTCAGAGAACTCCACAGCAGTAAGAAGGCCATGACAAAACACTCCGTTACATTGTAACTCAATACTTTCTATCCTTTTTTCAGTCACTGTTTTAGTATGTTCTGTAAAAGTATGTTGTATGTTCAGTAAAAGGTGTTCCTTTATTATTTAAAGGCAACACATTCCTGCCTTCATACAGTACCTGGTGTTAGTACAGTATGTTCGGAACATTCTTGCAAAATCAGAGGTGTGTTTTTAACATCCTAATACAAAGATGCTAACTGCTAAGTTAAAGATAACAGGGGGCAATTAGACGAGGGGAGATGCGTCACAAGGCCATTGAAGGCTGCCTCCCATTCAGAGACTTCCTTTGCACATCTTCCACAATATTTTATAGAAAATGTTCCAGTGTATGTGTGGGACAGGGGCATGAATGAGCTCCAtatctgtgttgtgtgtgtgtgttcacaaggGCACTGATATATAGGAGCAACAGATAAACAAAGGTCAGCGAAGTCACCTTTGATAAGAATGGCTGAGCGTCACATACGTTGGGTGATAGAATTCCAATGGTATGGGTTCTAATCCATCCTTCTTATAGTTTGCCCTTCACCAGTTTACCTGTGAATACTGCATTCATTCACTTTTGTGTCATACATACCTTTTATTCAGTGTAAGGGATTATTTCAGATTGATGCAGGACAGGATTAAAGTTGATCAAGAGAAAGTAGAACTGCTGGTGAAATGACCACAGACTCAAGCCCTATTCCTCTATGCGCCTCATCATCTGCAGTCTATTTTCATGACGTGTTTCTGATCAGAATGAAATAATTGTACATGTCTTTGTCATTGGCTAATCCTCCCTGTGCCTCTGTGTGTCTTGTGCAGTGTTAGGTTGAATATGGTGTGTGCGCCCTGGCTgttagcggtggtggtggtgtgtgtgtgcaacccCGGGGTGGGGGGGCAGTGCTGGGATAGCTCCCACTGCAAAGACCTCCCTTCAGAGGACAAGATACTGGTGAGTCTAAGTTAGAATCATCACCTTCATTCAGTAATCATCATCAAAATCAGTACAAGATTGAATCATCATCTATAGCAATTTTCATCAGTCACTATTCATGGATTGTTCTTTAacccatccatccatatatcACTAAACACTGTTCCTGTACATCCATTTGTATTGAACTCCTGTCTGCTGTTCTTCTTCCGTCTGGCAGGAGTGCATCCACCTGTTCAGGTCTAGGCTCCAGGACGAATCCCCAGAGCCCAGATCGGCTGCCCAGCAGTCCACTGAGGAGAGCCTCTCCCTGGGCATCGTGTTGGCAGCCctgacctctggagagagagccCTGGATGCTGACCCTGAGCCCCACAGCGACAAGAGACACTCCTATTCCATGGAGCACTTCCGCTGGGGCAAACCCATTGGGCACAAACGCCGCCCCATCAAAGTCTATGCCTCCAGTCTGGAAGGGGGGGACTCCTCCGAGGGCACCTTTCCCCTGCAGGCACGCAGGCAGCTGGGCAGCTGGGAGGACGAGATGGTGGGAGCTCTGGGGAACCAGGGGGCCAAGGCTCAGACCAAGGTAGTCCCCAGAACCCTCACTGTGACGGGGCTGCAAGATAAGAAGGATGGGTCCTATCGGATGGGTCACTTCCGCTGGGGCAGCCCAACCGCTATCAAGCGCTACGGTGGCTTCATGAAGCCATATACCCAGCAATCCCACAAGCCCCTGATCACGCTGCTCAAGCACGTCACCCTTAAGAACGAGCAGTAGAGGAGGGCAGCAGGAACAAGGgatagagggaagggaggggagggatgggatgaGTGTAGTAAAGAGGAAAAGATGAAAGATGAACGGAATGTTTTGAAGACCAGTGGCAACTGTTGAAAACTAAGGGTCATATTTAATCTGTAGCCAAGTTTCTAGagtaacacaaaaaaacaaattaAGGCTCCGCAATATAAAACAATGAAACAacaaataagtttaaaaaaatatatattatatacatttcAGACAAGATATGGTATGTTACCTGTACAAAAGATAAGGCAATGGTCCCATTCAAACAGCCCCTTATTTACCACTTATTTGCACTTTtaaacatatcagtgggtaactgGCAAATTGGGAGGGTAGGGTGTGCCGTTAAACAATCGAAGTGTTAATTAATTTACCTACAAAGAAGCGGAGAACCATACTgtacacagacctgatacctgtattttggttagaAGGGTCTGTGAAAATACAGGAATCATGTCTTTAGGTGGGTTTTAATTACCATGTTTTTTTTAACCCTTACCCCTTTCAGAATGACAAAAAAAGCTTGTACTGTATAAAAAGCTGGCATGGTAAAATAGTGTGATTTTTGTCTGTATATGAAAGGGATATTAGCATTGCCCTAGATACCCCATAACGGTTTTGATTGAATAGGGCCATTGATAGCTGTAGAATTAATTTATGGCCTTGGCTTGAATGCTGTATGAGAAAGTATAAATTGAAGGAAGTACTTAGAAAGTCTTCGGTAACAGTGACCATACTGAATACTGTGTATAGATGACAGACTGGGGTAGGGAGTGGGTATGAGAGAAGATCATTTCAAATGGAATACTATTTTTCCTCATTATTTTTATTGAGATAAATTGTACCATATTGTAAATGTATGTATTAAACAGATACTGCTTTGTGGCAAGCAACACAAATGACTTTTTTGTACTGTACATTACGTTTATTTGAGGTCTACCAAACAAGCAACCAAGATAAAATCAATGGTGCTGTCAATATACAGGTATAAGCAGTgccgattttagcatgtacatttTGGTGGGGCAAAAATAAACAAGTGGGGTGGCATGCCAGCAAGGCCACAACACAATACTAAACAATACagtaattgcactataacagtgaaaacggtgcccacaaactgttcgGGCCTACATAAAgttgtcccaacagcagtcccaacatcttaccactgctacacgtgccttgtctggcagcaaaacagttaattcagcctcattgactgcctttaaaaaaatatagctgatgtggctgacttgcttaaacaaatgtggtttctacgaacaattgagatgtacaaactatggcataagggggcgacaagcggataagaggcaatgcGTAATTTCAATTAAGACTTTAATAAGTGAGCTAGGATgtacgtagtcaatataactatttgtttagcacgattgaaatgtacagcgacagaattcagaacatgggctgttcttacagtgttctccctgtacaccaagtaagaaccataggataaataaagggggatAAGCaaacaatgaaagctcttacaatattacaTCACTTATGCAGGAGcagacaatacatttttggactcaccttgttgtgctgtgctcacttgaacaggaaggtggcgtggcggtccatcaaagtctggcattctcagAATTTATTGTGCTtttaaaacaactgggaactaggAAAAAAataaggttgaatcatgatgacgtcattgatcttcaggtTGTAGCTTTAGAAAGAGGccggatttacaattccgagttggatgaccgttcaaaacatattttcccagtcagagcttgtttattcccgacttcccagttgtcttgaactcactgaagtcaagttttcgcagttccgagttaacagttgttttgagcgcggcaTAAATCATGCTTTATTGACTTGGAAAAGAGCCCCTTAAgcccagatttgggaccacacagccattccACTGAATAACAGGCTTGTTATTGCTTtacaatgcttgcagttagccactgtcactgattccttccaaacaatTAATTGTTGAAttttaatgtttatgtccaatgactGAATACGTTTTATCTATCATTTCTCTTCATTATCTCTGTCACGTCTGCTCTCACTCTTCCC
This region includes:
- the LOC135557704 gene encoding pro-opiomelanocortin; its protein translation is MVCAPWLLAVVVVCVCNPGVGGQCWDSSHCKDLPSEDKILECIHLFRSRLQDESPEPRSAAQQSTEESLSLGIVLAALTSGERALDADPEPHSDKRHSYSMEHFRWGKPIGHKRRPIKVYASSLEGGDSSEGTFPLQARRQLGSWEDEMVGALGNQGAKAQTKVVPRTLTVTGLQDKKDGSYRMGHFRWGSPTAIKRYGGFMKPYTQQSHKPLITLLKHVTLKNEQ